In a genomic window of Deinococcus metalli:
- a CDS encoding S8 family serine peptidase — translation MPRKLVPALATVVSTLTLVVGCAQTATTTPPATFPYTSVVPVGSADTPTAVEQRYGGQVVVWRPEAAFAVLGLSHHAAGVLSAQSDAGGSIAVEPNVQAYGASGTLSAWSGQATRVDAGGRAVIWSGGRAVIWSGGRAVIWSGGTGTVGGVPENSASWAQIGLPAAWAAAPNLGQGVKVAVIDTGVDLTHEMFQGALAGPADQWDFVNGDPVPQDEGGFSDPGFGHGTSVAGIVLQIAPHATVMPIRALRPDGSGDETAIAQAINFAVSHGAQVINLSLGSTQKSDVIARMIKFATEQGVSVVSSSGNSGDDKITAPARDADGKKTLGVGSVDRDDRKSSFSTYGDKLDVMAPGETVWGPVPGNYFSYWSGTSMAAPEVTGAVALALGQPLRVAPKDLLATLVDTATDIRPLNKAYGSKVRRRLDVAGFLQAATLP, via the coding sequence ATGCCCCGTAAGCTTGTTCCGGCTCTCGCGACGGTCGTCTCGACCCTGACCCTCGTGGTGGGCTGTGCCCAGACGGCCACCACGACCCCGCCGGCCACCTTTCCGTACACCTCGGTGGTTCCGGTGGGCAGCGCGGACACGCCGACGGCGGTCGAACAGCGGTACGGCGGGCAGGTCGTGGTGTGGCGTCCGGAAGCGGCGTTCGCGGTGCTCGGCCTGTCGCACCACGCGGCCGGCGTCCTGAGCGCCCAGTCGGACGCGGGCGGATCCATCGCGGTCGAACCGAATGTCCAGGCCTACGGCGCCAGCGGCACCCTCAGCGCGTGGTCGGGTCAGGCCACCCGGGTCGATGCGGGCGGGCGCGCCGTGATCTGGAGTGGCGGCCGGGCCGTGATCTGGAGCGGGGGCCGCGCGGTCATCTGGAGCGGCGGCACCGGCACCGTGGGCGGCGTTCCCGAGAACAGCGCCTCGTGGGCACAGATCGGCCTGCCGGCCGCGTGGGCGGCGGCCCCGAATCTCGGCCAGGGCGTGAAGGTGGCGGTGATCGACACCGGCGTCGACCTCACGCACGAGATGTTCCAGGGCGCTCTGGCCGGCCCCGCCGACCAGTGGGACTTCGTGAATGGCGACCCGGTGCCGCAGGATGAGGGCGGCTTCAGCGACCCGGGCTTCGGGCACGGCACCAGCGTGGCGGGCATCGTCCTGCAGATCGCGCCGCACGCCACCGTGATGCCGATCCGCGCGCTGCGGCCTGACGGCAGCGGCGACGAGACCGCCATCGCGCAGGCCATCAACTTTGCCGTATCGCACGGCGCCCAGGTGATCAACCTGTCGCTCGGCTCCACCCAGAAGTCCGACGTGATCGCCCGGATGATCAAGTTCGCGACCGAGCAGGGCGTGAGCGTGGTGTCCTCGTCCGGCAACTCCGGCGACGACAAGATCACCGCGCCGGCCCGCGACGCCGACGGCAAGAAGACCCTCGGGGTCGGCAGCGTGGACCGCGACGACCGCAAGTCCTCCTTCTCGACCTACGGAGACAAGCTCGACGTGATGGCGCCCGGCGAGACGGTGTGGGGGCCGGTGCCCGGGAACTACTTCTCGTACTGGAGCGGCACGTCCATGGCCGCCCCGGAGGTGACCGGCGCGGTCGCCCTCGCGCTGGGGCAGCCGCTCAGGGTGGCGCCCAAGGACCTGCTCGCCACGCTGGTCGACACCGCCACCGACATCCGCCCCCTGAACAAGGCCTACGGCAGCAAGGTCAGGCGCCGGCTCGACGTGGCGGGCTTTCTCCAGGCCGCCACGCTGCCGTAA
- a CDS encoding HD domain-containing phosphohydrolase, whose amino-acid sequence MYVAAAPTPPTPPSATTVDALLGAAGALLATAPGRAGSMAEDALGLARDLAYRAGEADAHLLLGRARHRLGELPQAEEHLTAAHALYGALEDRGAQAQALIAHGTVLRDLGALDRVGAVLDEALGLSRTLGDEALRASILNHQAALSNSAGRPDVALEQLGAALRIRQGLGDALGAAQCLNNIGHVHLARHDLTAALSSLTQAYDLLKTANDPATSAHCLVNIGHVYEELGDHQQNYEYTGRALAVARDHHLHSLEAYCLNNLAEALLNLDRPEEMRERFGEALEVSQRLGMRYLVGCAHHGLGRAATILGHVHDAHEQFRQALDIACELGDQHSELDARLGLGEVQVLLGRPGEARALLDRALALASDLGAVKQTARSHELLARVDEASGRPQDAVAHLWALRALERELSAQERDRRTMQLTVQFDVERAHHEAAVSHLQTAIARQAHLDAEAKVATQTRRLALTQVEVVARLAHAAEYRDDVTGQHTLRVGHVAALLAQQLGCGAQDVAILRVAARLHDVGKIGISDVILQKPGRLTPEETAEMRRHTTIGAGILSGGESPLLQMAEQIALAHHERWDGSGYPAGLQGHDIPVMARIVAVADVYDALLHPRPYKAAWTVAQVLVEIRAQRGRHFEPEVVDALLALHAAGTLPLTGPVETDDELPELLIHRETTAAASPAEPPDAQPPAPVVRPPPVVAAS is encoded by the coding sequence ATGTACGTCGCCGCCGCCCCGACTCCCCCGACCCCGCCCTCGGCCACCACCGTGGACGCGCTGCTCGGGGCGGCCGGGGCGCTGCTGGCCACCGCGCCGGGCCGCGCCGGCAGCATGGCCGAGGACGCTCTGGGCCTCGCCCGCGACCTGGCGTACCGGGCCGGCGAGGCGGACGCGCACCTGCTGCTGGGCCGCGCACGCCACCGGCTGGGTGAACTGCCGCAGGCCGAGGAGCATCTGACGGCCGCGCACGCGCTGTACGGCGCGCTGGAAGACCGGGGCGCGCAGGCGCAGGCGCTGATCGCCCACGGCACGGTGCTGCGCGACCTGGGCGCCCTCGACCGCGTGGGCGCCGTGCTGGACGAGGCGCTCGGGCTGTCGCGCACGCTGGGCGACGAGGCGCTGAGGGCCTCGATCCTGAACCACCAGGCGGCGCTGTCCAACAGCGCGGGGCGCCCGGACGTGGCGCTGGAGCAGCTCGGGGCGGCGCTGCGCATCCGCCAGGGTCTCGGGGACGCGCTGGGCGCCGCGCAGTGCCTGAACAACATCGGGCACGTGCATCTGGCGCGCCATGACCTGACCGCAGCCCTGTCCAGCCTGACGCAGGCCTACGACCTGCTCAAGACCGCGAACGACCCGGCGACCAGCGCGCACTGCCTGGTGAACATCGGGCACGTGTACGAGGAACTCGGGGACCACCAGCAGAACTACGAGTACACCGGACGCGCCCTGGCCGTCGCCCGCGACCACCACCTGCACAGCCTGGAGGCGTACTGCCTGAACAACCTCGCCGAGGCCCTGCTGAACCTCGACCGGCCCGAGGAGATGCGGGAGCGCTTCGGCGAGGCGCTCGAGGTCTCGCAGCGCCTGGGCATGCGCTACCTGGTGGGCTGCGCGCACCACGGTCTCGGCCGCGCCGCGACCATCCTGGGCCACGTGCACGACGCGCACGAGCAGTTCCGGCAGGCGCTGGACATCGCGTGCGAGCTGGGCGACCAGCACAGCGAACTCGACGCGCGGCTGGGCCTGGGCGAGGTGCAGGTGCTGCTCGGCCGGCCCGGCGAGGCCCGCGCGCTGCTGGACCGCGCCCTCGCGCTCGCGTCGGACCTGGGCGCGGTCAAGCAGACGGCGCGCAGCCACGAACTGCTGGCGCGGGTGGACGAGGCCAGCGGCCGCCCCCAGGACGCCGTCGCGCACCTGTGGGCGCTGCGCGCGCTGGAACGCGAACTGTCCGCCCAGGAACGCGACCGCCGCACCATGCAGCTCACCGTACAGTTCGACGTGGAACGCGCCCACCACGAGGCGGCGGTGTCGCACTTGCAGACCGCCATCGCCCGCCAGGCGCACCTGGACGCCGAGGCGAAGGTCGCCACCCAGACCCGGCGCCTGGCCCTCACGCAGGTGGAGGTGGTCGCGCGCCTCGCGCACGCCGCCGAGTACCGTGACGACGTGACGGGCCAGCACACCCTGCGGGTGGGGCACGTCGCTGCCCTGCTCGCGCAGCAGCTTGGATGCGGCGCGCAGGACGTGGCGATCCTGCGGGTGGCCGCCCGCCTGCACGATGTGGGCAAGATCGGGATCAGCGACGTGATCCTGCAGAAACCCGGCCGCCTCACCCCGGAGGAGACCGCGGAGATGCGGCGCCACACCACCATCGGCGCCGGCATCCTGAGCGGCGGCGAGTCCCCGCTGCTGCAGATGGCCGAGCAGATCGCGCTCGCGCACCACGAGCGCTGGGATGGCAGCGGGTACCCGGCGGGCCTGCAGGGCCACGACATTCCGGTCATGGCGCGCATCGTGGCGGTCGCGGACGTGTACGACGCGCTGCTGCACCCGCGGCCCTACAAGGCGGCGTGGACGGTCGCGCAGGTACTGGTCGAGATCCGGGCGCAGCGGGGCCGGCATTTCGAGCCGGAGGTCGTGGACGCCCTGCTGGCGCTGCACGCGGCGGGCACGCTTCCCCTGACGGGCCCGGTCGAGACGGACGACGAGCTGCCGGAACTGCTGATTCATCGCGAGACGACGGCCGCGGCCAGCCCGGCCGAGCCGCCGGACGCCCAGCCGCCCGCCCCGGTGGTCCGGCCTCCGCCGGTGGTTGCAGCGTCGTAG
- a CDS encoding LacI family DNA-binding transcriptional regulator, producing MTTPEKSPTHSLPDRARSQNVTIHDVARHSGVSYQTVSRVINNHANVAQQTRARVLQTIEELNYRPSLLAKGLVTRRSQLIGVVAHGMNQYGPSQILQNVQESAHEVGYQIMLTTLQQVDLEYVQEQDVLTAARRLQQFGVDGLVLLTNYDAHDIARGLGDSLPFVMIDATPDVHGPTVSIDQFGGAVTAARHLSALGHRRLLHISGPPGWSDARLRREGFESVVQRDGLDILPPYEGDWSAYSGYHATLRALDDGLDFTGVFASNDQMALGVLSALKSRGLKVPGDVSVIGFDDTPEAAHYDPPLTTVRQDFGQLGRKSLEELLRLIQEPAGRERHYVFGSQLVVRATTAPPRESPAR from the coding sequence ATGACCACGCCCGAGAAGTCCCCGACCCACTCCCTCCCCGACCGGGCCCGCTCGCAGAACGTCACCATCCACGACGTGGCCCGGCACTCCGGCGTGTCCTACCAGACGGTCTCGCGGGTGATCAACAACCACGCCAACGTCGCGCAGCAGACCCGCGCGCGCGTGCTGCAGACCATCGAGGAGCTCAACTACCGCCCCAGCCTGCTCGCCAAGGGCCTGGTGACCCGCCGCTCGCAGCTGATCGGCGTGGTCGCGCACGGCATGAACCAGTACGGGCCGTCGCAGATCCTCCAGAACGTGCAGGAGAGCGCGCACGAGGTCGGCTACCAGATCATGCTCACCACCCTGCAGCAGGTGGACCTGGAGTACGTGCAGGAACAGGATGTCCTGACCGCCGCCCGGCGCCTGCAACAGTTCGGGGTGGACGGCCTGGTGCTCCTGACCAACTACGACGCGCACGACATCGCCCGGGGCCTCGGCGACAGCCTGCCCTTCGTGATGATCGACGCGACGCCCGACGTGCACGGCCCCACCGTCAGCATCGACCAGTTCGGCGGCGCGGTCACGGCGGCCCGGCACCTCAGCGCGCTGGGGCACCGGCGGCTGCTGCACATCAGCGGCCCGCCCGGCTGGAGTGACGCCCGCCTGCGCCGCGAGGGTTTCGAGAGCGTGGTCCAGCGCGACGGCCTGGACATCCTGCCGCCGTACGAGGGCGACTGGAGCGCGTACAGCGGCTACCACGCGACGCTGCGCGCGCTGGACGATGGCCTGGACTTCACCGGGGTCTTCGCCAGCAACGACCAGATGGCCCTGGGGGTGCTCAGCGCCCTGAAATCCCGCGGCCTGAAGGTGCCCGGCGACGTGTCCGTGATCGGGTTCGACGACACGCCCGAGGCCGCGCACTACGACCCGCCGCTCACCACGGTGCGGCAGGACTTCGGGCAACTGGGCCGCAAGAGCCTCGAGGAACTCCTGCGGCTGATCCAGGAACCCGCCGGGCGCGAACGCCACTACGTGTTCGGCTCGCAGCTCGTGGTGCGCGCCACCACGGCGCCGCCCCGCGAGTCTCCAGCGCGCTGA
- a CDS encoding carbohydrate ABC transporter permease yields MTATPSPVLRTTKPPPTLSVRLSRMWGGVVTALTLLLAVVWFFPLYWAVITSVKPEADTITAPPTLWPKTFDASSYTYIFQNSPIVRWYVNSVLTTAIITVLVLLLSMLCAYALSQIDFRGRRWLFWLILAGFMIPFQASLIPLFIFINKLGLVNNFLGLILPQLAAPIAVVIYKQFFDQIPPELGDAARIDGASEWRVLFGIFLPLNWSITGALAIVTFIGAWNNFLWPFIVMNDTARLTIPVGITQVQSAYGVAYAKSMATAVTAAVPTILAYLLFQRRVTEGVMATAGLK; encoded by the coding sequence ATGACCGCGACCCCCAGCCCCGTCCTGCGCACCACCAAGCCCCCTCCCACCCTGAGCGTGCGCCTGAGCCGCATGTGGGGCGGCGTCGTGACCGCCCTGACCCTGCTGCTGGCCGTGGTGTGGTTCTTCCCGCTCTACTGGGCGGTCATCACCTCGGTCAAGCCCGAGGCCGATACCATCACCGCGCCGCCGACCCTGTGGCCCAAGACCTTCGACGCCAGCAGCTACACCTACATCTTCCAGAACAGCCCGATCGTGCGCTGGTACGTGAACAGCGTGCTGACCACCGCGATCATCACGGTGCTGGTGCTGCTGCTGTCGATGCTGTGTGCCTACGCGCTGTCGCAGATCGACTTCCGCGGCCGGCGCTGGCTGTTCTGGCTGATCCTGGCGGGCTTCATGATTCCGTTCCAGGCCAGCCTGATTCCGCTCTTTATCTTCATCAACAAGCTGGGCCTGGTGAACAACTTCCTGGGCCTGATCCTGCCGCAGCTCGCCGCGCCCATCGCGGTGGTGATCTACAAGCAGTTCTTCGACCAGATTCCGCCGGAACTCGGGGACGCGGCGCGCATCGACGGCGCCAGCGAGTGGCGGGTGCTGTTCGGGATCTTCCTGCCGCTGAACTGGAGCATCACCGGCGCGCTGGCCATCGTGACCTTCATTGGCGCGTGGAACAACTTCCTGTGGCCGTTCATCGTCATGAACGACACGGCGCGCCTGACCATCCCGGTCGGGATCACGCAGGTACAGTCCGCGTACGGCGTCGCCTACGCCAAGAGCATGGCGACCGCCGTGACCGCCGCCGTGCCCACGATCCTCGCGTACCTGCTGTTCCAGCGGCGCGTGACCGAGGGCGTGATGGCGACCGCCGGCCTGAAATAG
- a CDS encoding carbohydrate ABC transporter permease produces MLKTAPSRTTVLSPQKQVQVRKRWLTAALMVAPFVLIYLLFLIYPSLRVIQLSLTNADLTGVGRNVGLSNYTKLLREPTFYTALLGTLYFILLTVVPNTLVGLGLALLVMRLRRLRNVVLAAFFLPQVLPVSVVTSIWNWMLDSNFGLVNSVTGSTISWFQDPVWAMPAVALVTIWWTVGFNVLLFIAGLQNIAPDIYEAAALDGAAGWRMFRSITWPNLWPVTSLILLLQLIAQFKIFDQVYLLTGGGPFDKTLVLLLYSYREGFQQQHGGYASAIGVVLMVIILVVSGVQNRLLNRGER; encoded by the coding sequence ATGCTCAAGACCGCTCCCTCACGGACCACGGTGCTCAGTCCACAGAAGCAGGTTCAGGTCAGGAAACGCTGGCTGACCGCCGCACTGATGGTCGCTCCCTTCGTGCTGATCTACCTGCTGTTCCTGATCTACCCGTCGCTGCGCGTCATCCAGCTGTCCCTGACCAACGCCGACCTGACCGGGGTCGGCCGGAACGTCGGCCTGAGCAACTACACCAAGCTGCTGCGCGAGCCCACCTTCTACACGGCCCTGCTGGGCACGCTGTACTTCATCCTGCTGACGGTCGTGCCGAACACCCTGGTGGGCCTGGGACTGGCGCTGCTGGTCATGCGCCTGCGCCGGCTGCGCAACGTGGTGCTGGCGGCGTTCTTCCTGCCGCAGGTGCTGCCGGTCAGCGTGGTCACCAGCATCTGGAACTGGATGCTCGACTCGAACTTCGGCCTGGTGAACTCGGTGACCGGCTCGACCATCTCGTGGTTCCAGGACCCGGTGTGGGCCATGCCGGCCGTGGCGCTGGTGACCATCTGGTGGACCGTGGGCTTCAACGTGCTGCTGTTCATCGCGGGTCTCCAGAACATCGCCCCGGACATCTACGAGGCGGCCGCTCTGGACGGCGCGGCGGGCTGGCGGATGTTCCGCTCGATCACGTGGCCCAACCTGTGGCCGGTCACCAGCCTGATCCTGCTGCTGCAGCTCATCGCGCAGTTCAAGATCTTCGACCAGGTGTACCTGCTCACTGGCGGCGGCCCCTTCGACAAGACCCTGGTGCTGCTGCTGTACTCGTACCGCGAAGGCTTCCAGCAGCAGCACGGCGGCTATGCCTCCGCGATCGGCGTGGTGCTGATGGTCATCATCCTGGTCGTCTCGGGCGTGCAAAACCGCCTGCTCAACCGAGGAGAGCGCTGA
- a CDS encoding extracellular solute-binding protein — protein MRITKLLTLGIALSASAQAATTIVFWDFFGGGDGIRMKQIVDDFNKSQKDIVVNRTTQTWGNPFYTKVHTATVSGQTPDVMTYHLSAVPSGLQKNDLRAFSAADLALAGLKATDFQANLVSTLNTDAKAAGKTGLYALPLDTHTYVVYYNKDLLKKAGLLGADGKPTGINSIADLGKALQTIKDKTGVVPAAFSTNQDPATLWRMWYSLFLQQGGTMYKDGKLYLGDLDTKGKAALQTMADWTKSGLLTKNTQYPAAVALFTAGRTAMMFNGNWEVPTMVDAKAKGTIKFDYGIMAFPKLAGNSETWADSHTLAIPNNTKTPMSADKLKAVMTFIGYVNKQGGLGWAGGGHIPSYLPTQNSAAFKALQPNVQYSATAAKDATLEPNVPIFGVGGPVYDAVGNNFTPVLLGQLSADQGIAKFKTALTNFNK, from the coding sequence ATGCGGATCACCAAACTGCTCACCCTCGGCATCGCCCTTTCGGCTTCCGCGCAGGCCGCCACGACCATCGTGTTCTGGGACTTCTTCGGCGGCGGCGACGGCATCCGCATGAAGCAGATCGTGGACGACTTCAACAAGTCGCAGAAGGACATCGTCGTGAACCGCACCACCCAGACGTGGGGCAACCCCTTCTACACCAAGGTGCACACCGCGACCGTCTCCGGCCAGACGCCCGACGTCATGACGTACCACCTGTCGGCCGTGCCCTCCGGGCTCCAGAAGAACGACCTGCGGGCCTTCAGCGCCGCGGACCTGGCCCTGGCCGGACTGAAGGCCACCGACTTCCAGGCCAACCTGGTGAGCACCCTGAACACCGACGCCAAGGCCGCCGGCAAGACCGGTCTGTACGCCCTGCCGCTCGACACGCACACCTATGTCGTGTACTACAACAAGGACCTGCTGAAGAAGGCCGGCCTGCTCGGCGCGGACGGCAAGCCCACGGGGATCAACTCCATCGCGGACCTGGGCAAGGCGCTGCAGACCATCAAGGACAAGACCGGGGTCGTTCCCGCCGCGTTCAGCACCAACCAGGACCCCGCGACGCTGTGGCGCATGTGGTACAGCCTGTTCCTGCAGCAGGGCGGCACCATGTACAAGGACGGCAAGCTGTACCTGGGCGACCTGGACACCAAGGGCAAGGCCGCGCTGCAGACCATGGCCGACTGGACCAAGTCCGGCCTGCTGACCAAGAACACCCAATACCCCGCCGCCGTGGCGCTGTTCACCGCCGGGCGCACCGCCATGATGTTCAACGGCAACTGGGAAGTCCCGACCATGGTGGACGCCAAGGCCAAGGGCACCATCAAGTTCGACTACGGCATCATGGCCTTCCCCAAACTGGCCGGCAACAGTGAGACGTGGGCGGACTCGCACACCCTGGCGATCCCCAACAACACCAAGACGCCCATGAGCGCCGACAAGCTCAAGGCCGTCATGACCTTCATCGGCTACGTGAACAAGCAGGGCGGCCTCGGCTGGGCCGGCGGCGGGCACATCCCCTCGTACCTGCCCACCCAGAACAGCGCGGCCTTCAAGGCCCTGCAGCCGAACGTGCAGTACTCCGCGACGGCCGCCAAGGACGCGACCCTCGAGCCCAACGTGCCGATCTTCGGCGTGGGCGGCCCGGTGTACGACGCCGTGGGCAACAACTTCACCCCCGTGCTGCTCGGCCAGCTCAGCGCGGACCAGGGCATCGCCAAGTTCAAGACGGCCCTGACGAACTTCAACAAGTAA
- a CDS encoding alpha-N-arabinofuranosidase: MTTRSNTRTATVALNTQRIVSDISPLIFGGFAEHMGRCIYEGIYDPASPLADARGFRPDVMKALKDLNYRIMRYPGGNFVSGYRWMDGIGPREQRPRRRALAWRSIETNQFGADEFMEFARELDTEPMWAVNLGTGSIQEAADLVEYMNLPTGTQFSDLRAKNGNKDPYGVKYWCLGNEMDGPWQIGHLDAVAYADKAVEAAKLMRWMDPSIKTIACGSSNTAMPTFPEWDRVVLERAWEHIDYFSMHYYVGNPNMNSKEAVDTDSYLASSVHFDEHAETIGAAIRLAKAQNRSKKDVGICWDEWNVWYRAVGGDGGWEEAPHILEEVYNLEDALVVAQWLGTFLRKADIVRIACIAQIVNVIAPIMTRADGLFLQTIYYPLMMFSNHAVGNSLDVLVKAPTHETQKFGEVSLLDATASFDPASGKGAAFLVNRSQTEALDVTVLWEDVAPGELTQAWQMAGHEPAAANSFEQPEAVTIHTIDVPKLDGGRVTLTLPPLSFTVLTSQHSPS, encoded by the coding sequence GTGACGACCCGATCCAACACCCGCACCGCGACCGTCGCCCTGAACACGCAGCGCATCGTGTCGGACATCTCGCCCCTGATCTTCGGGGGCTTCGCCGAGCACATGGGCCGCTGCATCTACGAGGGCATCTACGACCCGGCCTCGCCGCTGGCCGATGCACGCGGCTTCCGGCCGGACGTGATGAAGGCCCTCAAGGACCTGAACTACCGCATCATGCGCTACCCCGGCGGCAACTTCGTGTCGGGCTACCGCTGGATGGACGGCATCGGGCCCAGAGAGCAGCGGCCGCGCCGCCGCGCGCTGGCGTGGCGCTCCATCGAGACCAACCAGTTCGGCGCCGACGAGTTCATGGAGTTCGCCCGCGAACTGGACACCGAGCCGATGTGGGCCGTGAACCTCGGCACCGGCAGCATCCAGGAGGCCGCCGATCTGGTCGAGTACATGAACCTGCCGACCGGCACGCAGTTCAGCGACCTGCGCGCCAAGAACGGCAACAAGGACCCCTACGGCGTGAAGTACTGGTGCCTGGGCAACGAGATGGACGGCCCGTGGCAGATCGGGCACCTGGACGCCGTGGCCTACGCCGACAAGGCCGTCGAGGCCGCCAAGCTGATGCGCTGGATGGACCCCAGCATCAAGACCATCGCGTGCGGGTCGTCGAACACCGCCATGCCCACCTTCCCGGAGTGGGACCGCGTGGTGCTGGAGCGCGCGTGGGAGCACATCGACTACTTCTCGATGCACTACTACGTCGGCAACCCGAACATGAACTCCAAGGAAGCGGTGGACACCGACTCGTACCTGGCGAGCAGCGTGCACTTCGACGAGCACGCCGAGACCATCGGCGCCGCGATCCGGCTGGCCAAGGCCCAGAACCGCAGCAAGAAAGACGTGGGCATCTGCTGGGACGAGTGGAACGTGTGGTACCGCGCGGTCGGCGGCGACGGGGGCTGGGAGGAAGCGCCGCACATCCTCGAAGAGGTCTACAACCTCGAGGACGCGCTGGTGGTCGCGCAGTGGCTGGGCACCTTCCTGCGCAAGGCGGACATCGTGAGGATCGCGTGCATCGCGCAGATCGTGAACGTGATCGCGCCGATCATGACCCGCGCCGACGGCCTGTTCCTGCAGACCATCTACTACCCGCTGATGATGTTCAGCAACCACGCGGTCGGGAACTCGCTGGACGTGCTGGTGAAGGCCCCCACCCACGAGACCCAGAAATTCGGCGAGGTCTCGCTGCTGGACGCCACCGCCAGCTTCGATCCGGCCAGCGGCAAGGGCGCGGCGTTCCTGGTCAACCGCTCGCAGACCGAGGCGCTGGACGTGACGGTGCTGTGGGAGGACGTGGCCCCGGGCGAGCTGACCCAGGCGTGGCAGATGGCGGGCCACGAGCCGGCCGCCGCGAATTCCTTCGAGCAGCCCGAGGCCGTGACCATCCACACCATCGACGTGCCGAAGCTCGACGGCGGGCGCGTGACGCTGACGCTGCCGCCGCTGTCGTTCACGGTCCTCACCAGCCAGCACAGCCCCAGCTGA
- a CDS encoding ribulokinase produces the protein MADTYTIGVDFGSESGRAVVVRTSDGQVVGEGVTPYAHAVMDAALPDGTPLGKDWALQHPQDYLDVFQQAVPAALRQSGVSADDVAGLAVDFTACTVLPTRADGTPLALLPEYAARPHAWVKLWKHHAAQPQADRINAVAEQRGEGWLARYGGKISSEWLFAKALQILEEDPDTYAATERFIEAADWVVWRLTGVETRNACTAGYKAIYQDGHYPSAEYLGALNPEFADFAQTRLGQQLSPLGGVAGHLTDEAAGWTGLNAGIPVAVANVDAHVTLPAAGVTEPGRLVAIMGTSTCHVMVDEQLREVPGMCGVVPGGVVPGLYGYEAGQSGVGDIFAWFVRNAVPAEYYAQAEQEGLNIHALLEREAAKQAPGEHGLVALDWINGNRSVLVDAELSGMIVGLTMGTRAPDIYRALIEATAYGTRLIIETFEQSGVPVHELVIAGGLKKNRLLMQIYADVTGRPLSVLDAEQGPALGSAIHAAVAAGIYPDIFEAARAMGQVSRNVYTPNPEAQAVYTELYGEYRTLHDYFGRGANEVMHRLRARRRAE, from the coding sequence ATGGCCGACACGTACACCATCGGCGTCGATTTCGGCAGCGAATCCGGCCGCGCCGTCGTCGTCCGCACCTCGGACGGTCAGGTCGTCGGCGAGGGCGTCACGCCCTACGCGCACGCCGTGATGGACGCCGCCCTGCCGGACGGCACGCCCCTCGGCAAGGACTGGGCGCTCCAGCACCCGCAGGACTACCTCGACGTGTTCCAGCAGGCCGTGCCCGCCGCCCTGCGCCAGTCCGGCGTGAGCGCCGACGACGTCGCGGGCCTCGCCGTGGACTTCACCGCGTGCACCGTGCTCCCCACCCGCGCCGACGGCACGCCGCTGGCCCTGCTGCCCGAGTACGCCGCGCGCCCGCACGCATGGGTGAAACTGTGGAAACACCACGCCGCGCAGCCGCAGGCCGACCGCATCAACGCCGTGGCCGAGCAGCGCGGCGAGGGCTGGCTCGCGCGCTACGGCGGCAAGATCAGCTCCGAGTGGCTGTTCGCCAAGGCCCTCCAGATTCTGGAAGAGGACCCCGACACCTACGCTGCCACCGAGCGCTTCATCGAGGCGGCCGACTGGGTGGTGTGGCGCCTGACCGGCGTGGAGACGCGCAACGCGTGTACCGCCGGCTACAAGGCCATCTACCAGGACGGCCACTACCCCAGCGCCGAGTACCTGGGCGCGCTGAACCCGGAGTTCGCGGACTTCGCGCAGACCCGCCTGGGCCAGCAGCTCAGCCCGCTGGGCGGCGTCGCCGGCCACCTGACCGACGAGGCCGCCGGCTGGACTGGCCTGAACGCCGGCATTCCCGTCGCCGTGGCGAACGTGGACGCGCACGTGACCTTGCCCGCCGCCGGCGTGACCGAACCCGGCCGCCTGGTGGCGATCATGGGCACCAGCACGTGCCACGTGATGGTGGACGAGCAGCTGCGCGAGGTGCCGGGCATGTGCGGCGTGGTGCCGGGCGGCGTGGTGCCGGGCCTGTACGGCTACGAGGCCGGGCAGAGCGGCGTGGGCGACATCTTCGCGTGGTTCGTCAGGAATGCCGTGCCCGCCGAGTACTACGCGCAGGCCGAGCAGGAGGGCCTGAACATCCACGCCCTGCTGGAACGCGAGGCCGCGAAGCAGGCGCCGGGCGAACACGGCCTGGTCGCGCTGGACTGGATCAATGGCAACCGCAGCGTGCTGGTGGACGCCGAACTCAGCGGCATGATCGTGGGCCTGACCATGGGCACCCGCGCGCCCGACATCTACCGCGCGCTGATTGAGGCGACCGCGTACGGCACGCGGCTGATCATCGAGACCTTCGAGCAGAGCGGCGTGCCGGTGCACGAGCTGGTCATCGCCGGCGGCCTGAAGAAGAACCGCCTGCTGATGCAGATCTACGCCGACGTGACCGGCCGCCCCCTGAGCGTGCTGGACGCGGAGCAGGGGCCGGCCCTGGGCAGCGCGATCCACGCGGCGGTCGCCGCCGGGATCTACCCGGACATCTTCGAGGCGGCCCGGGCCATGGGGCAGGTGAGCCGCAACGTCTACACCCCGAACCCGGAGGCGCAGGCCGTGTACACCGAGCTGTACGGGGAGTACCGCACGCTGCACGACTACTTCGGGCGCGGCGCGAACGAGGTCATGCACCGCCTGCGGGCGCGCCGGAGGGCCGAATGA